A DNA window from Nycticebus coucang isolate mNycCou1 chromosome 1, mNycCou1.pri, whole genome shotgun sequence contains the following coding sequences:
- the TRIM61 gene encoding putative tripartite motif-containing protein 61, giving the protein MEFVTVLSDLQAEASCPICLDYLKDPVTIICGHNFCRSCISMSWKDLDNSFPCPSCHFCCPEREFISNQQLGNLTEMAKLIQVRGTKRKRQEDTPVCEKHGQVLTLFCEKDQDILCLQCSSSADHEHHRVWPIEKAAPFHRKNLECYIAAWEESVQLFGKVLTMQTRKSLELEKKV; this is encoded by the coding sequence ATGGAGTTTGTGACTGTCCTGTCAGACCTGCAAGCGGAAGCTAGCTGTCCCATCTGTCTGGACTACTTGAAAGACCCAGTAACCATCATCTGCGGTCATAACTTCTGTCGCTCCTGTATCAGTATGTCTTGGAAGGATCTAGATAACAGTTTCCCCTGCCCTTCTTGCCACTTTTGCTGTCCTGAAAGGGAATTCATAAGCAATCAACAGCTGGGTAATTTGACTGAGATGGCAAAGCTAATCCAGGTAAGAGGAACCAAGAGGAAGCGGCAGGAAGATACGCCTGTATGTGAGAAGCACGGTCAGGTTCTGACCTTATTCTGTGAAAAAGACCAAGACATTTTATGTCTGCAGTGCAGTTCCTCTGCTGATCACGAGCATCACCGTGTTTGGCCCATAGAGAAGGCTGCACCCTTTCACAGGAAAAATTTGGAGTGTTACATTGCAGCATGGGAGGAGAGTGTGCAACTATTTGGAAAAGTGTTAACGATGCAAACCAGAAAATccctggaattggaaaaaaag